One Chitinivibrionales bacterium genomic window, CAGCCCATGATCAAGTCCGTAACGGATCCATTCGAATGTCTCGAGGTCAAGTACCCGGACGCCTTCCGCAGTGGCAAACCAGAGTTTTTGGGGATTGGGACCGTCGCCCTTAATTCGATACACCCGGCTGATATCCATCATTCGGATACACGCCTGAGGATCAAACTCAGGCTTGCGGGTCGGGACCTCTTTTTCGGTGATACGCAGCAGGAAAAGAACCACCACCAGCGCAACGGCCATAACGGCAACCGAAATAAAGAATATCATTTGACCCCGGCGGCGTTTCCCGGTGATTTTAACAGTGGAATCGTTCATCTGGAAATCCTTGGAGATTTCATTACTGCGAGCTGGAATTCAATGTGTATTGTGTATATCGAAAAAACTTCCGGTTCTCTTATATCTCAATGTGTCCGGAGTGTATTCCTGCATTCTCTATAAAAACAAAAAGCGGAAGCGCCGGAACCGGTGACACATCCGCTTTTTTATAACCATCTAAAATGCTGACTGTTAATCCTCGAAGGCCAGTATTCCCATATTTGTAGCAATCCATACTCTTCCAAAGCTTTCAATTGCTATATCATTAATCACATCGGAGGGCACTGATGAATTCAGTGTAGTGTATGAGGTGATCACCCATTCATCGTTTAGGCGCCGGACTTTCACCAGCCCGCCACCGTTTGTACCTGCCCAGATCTTATCGCTCGAAGAAATATCGATGCAATTAATATTATTATTTGTTAAGTTTGAATTTGATGTGGCAATTCCTTTCCAGGTCGAACGATCGTAAAACATCAGACCGTTACTCGCCGTCCCCACCCAGATATTACCGGCGCCGTCGTACTGAAGCGCGGTTATTTCATTACCGGATAAACCACTGTTTTCATTATAATGTTCAGCCGAATAGGATGTATCATAAGTGGTATCGAATCCGAGCGTATCGACATTTATAATTTCATTTATATTCATCAACGACAGTATTGCAGCATATGTCTGGATGGAAGAATCTACAATAATGTCAAGCAACGTGTCGGTATAGGTGACATTGAAAACAGTGTCGAATCGCAGGGTATCAATCTCAATTACCGTATAAAGGTTTTCAATTACGGTCAATGCCCCACTGTTGATCACCGTATCGGTATGTTGATTCGACTCATTGTCGGAATAAATAACTTCAAACGAAGTGTCGACCTTCTCATTGTCAACGAGAATGATGTCGTATAACGAATCAAGTGCATCAACCGAATCACCGGTATATACCGTATCATATAAATGCTCGCGATACTCGGCCATGAAGGTGGTATCGTAAAAGTTAGTGATTGAAGAATCGGTTATTTCGTATATTCCATTACTTGTTCCGATAAAAATCCCCGCTAATGGGTTGGCCGAGTTCATCTGTTGATCGATACATATGGCACTGGCGGCATATTTTCCAACATTTGTTTCGGCACCATTAATTTTCAGCGAATCAAATTGTATCCACACGTTATTATTCATTCTAACAACACCATTACTTCTTGCACCAATAAAAATGCTTCCATGGGCATCCGAAGCCAATGCCAGGATAGAATCGTTAGGTGTTTTTTGGGCATGAGCGGTGGAAAATGAATTTCCATCAGAAGTGGAATAAACATCATTTATTAAGGTGCCAACCCATTTTTTACCGTCAATCGTATTTGCCAATGAGGTAATGCAGATACCCCCCAGAGAGGAGTTGGCTGTATCATACACTCTCCAGCCACCGGCTCCATCAAACTTCTGCAATCCGAAAAATTCTGTTCCAATCCAGACAGTTCCCGTGTTTTCGAGCAAAACAGACAGTACGCGATTACTTATCAGACCAGAATTTGAGCTGTTATAATAGTCCATATTCGGAAATACTGTCGAGAAATTCCCGATGAAACTTTCAGCTGAAGCTTCCTCAAAATCGGCAACAACTTTCCAGTAATATTGAGTTGCGTATCGGAGTCCGGTAACGGCAAGTGTTGTATCGGATTGAGCCAGTCCGGTTGCGATCACCGAATCCGGGTTGTCGTGCGTATCCAGGTATACGTTGTAGGTTACTCCGTCCTCATTTGCTTCAGACCATATAAGAGTAAGCGAGATATCCTGTTGCCTGTCCTGATTGGATGGGCTGACAAGCTGGACAGGGATATACTGACTCGAGGCATCCGGGTTATAGCCGATAGGTCCGGTATCATCCTGCGTGCATTTCACCAACAGCAAGAGCATGCCCAATAATCCGGCATAAACAAATTTCCGTCTCATATCTATTTCCTTCCACCAATCGATAGGAGTGATCTGCACCTTTATTTTGTCGGCGGCACAAGCGAAAAGCCGTTGACTTTCAGGTCCTTTGCTTTATCAATCACTCTCATTATTTTGCCGTGATATGTTTTCATGTCCCCCTGCACTATGAGGACATCGTCTTTATATCCTTTGTCGAGCAATTCTTTCATTTTCCATTTAAGAAAATCGTAGGCTTCTTCACGTTCCTTTGCCCATACATCTTTGTTTTGCGTTTTAATAATGTTATATCGTTCTTCGGGAAGCGTCTGGGTCAGGGGTATTTCCTCGCCGTTAATTTTCAGGATTCCATCCCGCACAAGCTGGTGCCCTTTTTCGAGATGGTCGGACTGGATATAGACGATGATATTTTTTTCCTTTTTTTTGTTCTGATTTGACTGGGATGAACCGGGCGGCGGGAATTTAATAGCAACCCCATACACCGCCGCAATAGCCATTACTACCATAAAAAAGATAATGAGCTGAAATACCACATCGATCATCGGCGTGAGATCGACTTCATCGGATTCTTTTATGCGTGATTTAAGCATATCTTACTTATCCCCCTGCGTCTGTTCGGAATTTGCCGCAACTTCCTTCGATGCTTCGGGAAGAGTGACAAAGGCGAAGTTTCGTATATCGCAGGCCGTGTCTTTTGCCATGTTTACCACCTGAAGGATCCGTCCGTAAAATGCATTCTGATCGGCTTTGATTAAAAGCTTGATCTTTTTTTCAAGCTTATCGACATCTGCATTACTCATGGGTTCCTGCCCGGTTTCCTTGCGCTTTACGTTCTCATTCTGCACCATCTGCTCGACAACTTCCTTTTTCTTTTCCCTCAAGGCCCGGGGAATTTCATCAAGTCGCAGATAGGGGCTGATCTCATGGCCGCATCGGGAACAGAAAAATGCCGGCGGCCGGGTCCCCTCACCATATGCTTCGGCCATCTTGGTTTGAAGGTCTTCAACCGGCTTATTGTCGGAATCCAGAAGGGAATTGGTTATGTATAACCCCCGTTTATCCTTGAGCGGCAGCTCGCAATTGGGGCAAACCGCCGGCGTCTTGGCCTTATCCGAAAAAGCGACCAGTCCGGTGGAATCCGGGTCAATATAACCACCCTTCTGTACTTTTGCCGGAAGAACGTAAATCTGCAACAGTGCCGTATCCTGCTCGACCGCGTTGAATACCGGCGGCAATTTGATGATATTATCCAGTGAAGGCTCCATCTGCATGGAAACAATGAAATAAATAAGAATAAGAAACACCACATCGATCATGGGTGAAATATTCAACCGGAGCTCTTCAGATTTCCTTCCGTTATTACCAAACGCCATTGATCTCAGGCCCCTGCTTTCTCATCAATAATAAGTGAATCAACCAGATGAATTGCTGCTTCTTCGACAAGCATGACGTAATTGTCAATCATTGTTTTTATCCAGTTATAGCTTATCAATACCGGAATGGCAACAACCAGTCCCGTAGCAGTGGTGATAAGCGCTTCGGAAATACCACCGGCAAGCTCATTGGGCTTTGCTCCACCTGCAGCGCTGGCCATTATCGTAAATGAACGGATCATACCCGAGACAGTCCCGAACAATCCGATAAGTGGAGAAACAACGGCAACCACCGAAAGTACGATAATGTGAGCTTCGAGCTGAGGAAGTTCAATGCGGGAACGCTCCTCAATTGCGTTGTTCAGCCATTGTTTCATTTCCATAACACTCATATTCAAACTCTTTGCCTGCTTGAATTTTGTAAGTCCCTCCAGCATTATTTCTGCTGTAACGCCGCCTTTTTTCTTGCACAACCCGGTCATCTCCTCCACGACTTTATCCTTGTCGCCGTTATGCTTCTTCATGGACTCTTCAAAAGCCTCGAGGAATTTGTCGGGTCTGAGTTTTCTCTTCTGAAGAAACATCACGATAAGCCGCTCAATAACAAACATAAGCGCCAGCACGGCTCCAATCAGAAGCGGCCACATTGCAAATCCGCCCTTTTTAAACGTCCCTATTAAATCAAAACCCATCAATGGCTCCTTTCGGTGACAAACTCGAAATCCGAAACACGAAACTCGAATTAAAGGTGGTTACCGGCCCCTGGATTCCGACCTGTAATCCACCATTTTCATCTATTATCATAATCCATTATCCTTGTCTATTATCCAATATATTTAATGCTCAGTTCTGATTTTCTCGCGTTGTTCCATGGCAAACTTTTTCGCATTACCGCCACACCGCCCGCTGCCGATCGATTTGCTGTAGAGTTTGATTGCGGATTTCCACTTGCCCAGCCGGTCCAGGCTGTAGGCAAGAAAATTCCTGGCATTACAGATGTCCTGGAAATCGGGGTACTGTGTAACAATCGCCTGAAACTTGTTTTTAGCATTGCCGAAATCTTCCAGAGTCCAGTAGGCATTTCCCTGCATGTAGAGCGCCGATGCACTGTATTTTCCTTTGGGATGTTTCTTGAGATATTCATTATATTCTTTCACCGCTGCATGGTATCGTTTGTTGAAATAGAGACAGTCGGCTTTCTGGTACATGGCGATTTCGGCCAATTGCGCTGATTTTCCCGATTCGATGATCTCTTTGAATTTTTCCCGGGCCTTGCCGTAGTTCTTTTTTGCAAACCACGCAGCAGCCTCGAAATATATTGTGTTGATCGTAAAATCGTTATCAGGAAATTTCTTCTGCATCTCTCGGGCATACTCGATCGCTTTATCATATTTCTTTGCGTTATTCAATGCGTCGATTAATTTAACCAGGGCGCCGGCCGAATAAGCGGCTATATCACCATGATAAAAATCATACACCCTCCGGAATGTCTCTGCGGCCTTATCCCATTTTTTAACCGTCACATACACATCGCCGATACCGATCATTGCAACAGCACTGTCTTCGGGCGTTTCACTCTCTTCAACAATTCTCCAGTAGTTTTCCACTGCCGCTTCGGGATCGGTCTTTGCCAGAAGCTTGCCGATTTCAGCCTGCGCGGCGCGATATATCGCCGGATCTTCCTTTTTGACCTTATTTAAAATTTCAATAGATTCCTTGTCCTTGCCCTGTTCTTTTAACCCGGTCCCCATCTGGTAGGCTGCATAAGAAAGGAGGCGGCTCTCGGGGTATTTTTCAATGATAATCGAAAAATTTTCGATCGCCTTTTGGGTATTTCCGAGTTTTTTCTGATAGGCCTCGCCTATTCGTAAATAGATGTTCGGGGCAATTGAAATCGAATCCAGAGGCCTGCTCGCCAGAAAATCCTGAAGGTATTGTATTCCTTCTTCCGGTTTATCCAGTGCAATCATCTGCTCTGCTTTGCTGAGTATTACCTTATCATACATATCCGAATCGGGATATTTTTCAATAACAATATCCATCTTGTCGATCGCTTTTTTATGGTTTCCCTGATCCGCCAGTATTGTTCCGATACGATAGTAGGCATAGGGCGTCCTGGCGTGATCGGGGTATTGTACCACGAAACTTTCAAAACCGTCAATGGCTTCTTCGTAATCCTTCGCCCTGGAGGCAGCATCATAAACCTGGATACGGAGCTGTTGTCTCAGTTCCGGGGATACGCGTCTATTCTGCAGAAGTTCATTCAGTACGATCCGGGCACTGTCATAATCTTCTTTGGCCATATAAATACGGGAAATTCCGATCTTTGCGTTGATCTTTTTCGTCTCGTCTTCGGTAAGTTCGAGAATTTTGTCGAAAGATTCAAAGGCAGCGTCATAATTATTCATTTTGTCCAGCTGTACAAGAGCCTTATCGTAGAGGATAGTCGCCCGTTCTTCATCCTCAACAGCCTCATCAAACAGCTGATTCCAGTATGCAAGCTCCTTTGAAGGGTCTTGGATATCCACACCGAATATCTTGATCGCCTCGATACCGATTGCTCTGTTGTCTATTTCTTTGGCGGCTTCCCGGGCGGCCTTTTCATTATCGATTTTCATATAGCAATCGGCCATCTGATAACTTGCCTGATCAGCATCGGCATTATACGTTGTGCCCTTGAAACGGTCGACAACCTTTTTGAAAATTTTAATCGCGTTGTTGTATGCCTGTTTTCTTCCTTCACCCTCCTGGCCTTCGGCGATTTTTACCCATACCATTCCCTGTTGAAAAAGCATTTTTGATGCAAGTGGATTTTCTCTGTCGTAGGTATATCCAAGGTTGTAATATTTTTCGGCTTCTTTGTAATTGCCACTCTGAAAATAGGAATTTCCTACTTTATGAGCTGCGGCGCCAAAAAACGTACTCTGTTTGTAATACTCGACAATTTTTTTATATGCTTCGATGGCTTTTGCCGTATCACCCATCGCTTTGTGGCAGTCCCCGAGAAGATACTGGGCATTGGACGCAACATTGGTACTCATGAATGTAGTAAGAATAACCTCATAGGCCTCAATAGCCTGCGTATACAGTTTCCGCTCCCGATAGTAATTACCGATTTTCAGTTGCACCTTTGCTTTTTCTTCGGTAACCTTTGCCAGGTCAAGTGCTGTGGCAAATGCCTCTCCGGCTTTTTCTTTATCCCCCAGTTTCGTATATGCATCACCCATGGTGATATAGACGTCGGAAATTAAATCACTCTGAGGATAGACATTAACGAATTTCTGATACTCCTTAATTGCGAGAGCATAATATTTTTCAGCATCTTTTGAGGATTGCGTAGAATCGTTACGTTCCTCAGCCATTTCCCCATCCTTTACATAGGAATCGGCGATCAGCTTTTGAGCATTATCGAGATTATCCGATTCAGGAAAGAATTCCAGAAGAATGGTAAACTGGGACCGCGCCGAGTCTGTTTCACCAAGCTGAATATAGCACTCGCCGATTAACTTGACAGCATCTTCAAGAGTATTACCACCTTCTCCCCCTTTACCTTCACCTTCAAGCTCCGCTTTTTCTTCTTCAAGAGTATAAATATGGGTTTTCTTCCTCACCCGCTGTTTGGCTTTGGAAGCTGCATCGACATTGATAAAAGTTTCAGGGGTAAGATCGGTATATTTGTACTTTGGAAAATCTCTTGCAACCTCCCTGTTTTTCTCGATCTTTTCCAGATACTTAACGGCCCGGTGAAGATCTGTTTTTCCGGCGCTTTTGTCGCCACTCAGAATTTTATTCCGCCCTTCCTCATAGAGAATATTTCCGATCTGCAGGAAAAGCACTTCAGCATAAATAGTTTTAGGATAGAGTGAAATAAGCGAATCATATATCTGAATCGCTTCATTGAATTGAAACTGAAACCGGTAGGTGTCGCCGATATACAGATAGGCGGTCTGGGCCGTATATTCACTGGCCCAATCGCTGTTCCGTTTGGGATATTTCCGTATTACTGATGGATAGATGATTTTTTCCAGAATCTTAAGGTGAAACATCCTGAGACGGGAAATATCCTGCGGTGTAAGATCTTTTGCCAGTTTCCAGTCGTCATCCTCTTTTCTGATAATCTTTTTTTCGACAATGGTCTGATACCGTTTTTTAATATCAGGATCCGAGGCATAGTCGATCTCCTCATGATTCTGAATAAAAAAGCCCAGATCGTTTTTCATGT contains:
- a CDS encoding tetratricopeptide repeat protein; this translates as MTAVINIVLIGLSALFISIPILNERVFHTVNIDEMIERGRVGLRGVQELINSGDFNAARDSAQSLIQLFRNDSTLIFVADVSSWDSVTALVKANKDNFRSNLLIPRLDEEVIDSIKDTTFSKNISMPVKKKVVAALNDMKNDLGFFIQNHEEIDYASDPDIKKRYQTIVEKKIIRKEDDDWKLAKDLTPQDISRLRMFHLKILEKIIYPSVIRKYPKRNSDWASEYTAQTAYLYIGDTYRFQFQFNEAIQIYDSLISLYPKTIYAEVLFLQIGNILYEEGRNKILSGDKSAGKTDLHRAVKYLEKIEKNREVARDFPKYKYTDLTPETFINVDAASKAKQRVRKKTHIYTLEEEKAELEGEGKGGEGGNTLEDAVKLIGECYIQLGETDSARSQFTILLEFFPESDNLDNAQKLIADSYVKDGEMAEERNDSTQSSKDAEKYYALAIKEYQKFVNVYPQSDLISDVYITMGDAYTKLGDKEKAGEAFATALDLAKVTEEKAKVQLKIGNYYRERKLYTQAIEAYEVILTTFMSTNVASNAQYLLGDCHKAMGDTAKAIEAYKKIVEYYKQSTFFGAAAHKVGNSYFQSGNYKEAEKYYNLGYTYDRENPLASKMLFQQGMVWVKIAEGQEGEGRKQAYNNAIKIFKKVVDRFKGTTYNADADQASYQMADCYMKIDNEKAAREAAKEIDNRAIGIEAIKIFGVDIQDPSKELAYWNQLFDEAVEDEERATILYDKALVQLDKMNNYDAAFESFDKILELTEDETKKINAKIGISRIYMAKEDYDSARIVLNELLQNRRVSPELRQQLRIQVYDAASRAKDYEEAIDGFESFVVQYPDHARTPYAYYRIGTILADQGNHKKAIDKMDIVIEKYPDSDMYDKVILSKAEQMIALDKPEEGIQYLQDFLASRPLDSISIAPNIYLRIGEAYQKKLGNTQKAIENFSIIIEKYPESRLLSYAAYQMGTGLKEQGKDKESIEILNKVKKEDPAIYRAAQAEIGKLLAKTDPEAAVENYWRIVEESETPEDSAVAMIGIGDVYVTVKKWDKAAETFRRVYDFYHGDIAAYSAGALVKLIDALNNAKKYDKAIEYAREMQKKFPDNDFTINTIYFEAAAWFAKKNYGKAREKFKEIIESGKSAQLAEIAMYQKADCLYFNKRYHAAVKEYNEYLKKHPKGKYSASALYMQGNAYWTLEDFGNAKNKFQAIVTQYPDFQDICNARNFLAYSLDRLGKWKSAIKLYSKSIGSGRCGGNAKKFAMEQREKIRTEH